From one Rhizobium lentis genomic stretch:
- a CDS encoding AraC family transcriptional regulator, which produces MSAISPTVARFEYVLTGADESFLWRRDDYPWERNVWNFHPEVEIHYIPNASGVLLAGDHVGAFTPGHISVIGSNLPHDWVTPLGPDERIPGRDIVIQFLPAKLEQASAFLPELAGLRDFFARAKRGLSFKGRAREQAEALILDMEFQSGSVRLSTFLSLLSLLRDTDEFDALSSEAYVPDLSYGSLEALQQVFAYLFANLSEDIRLPDMARMVGMSDSAFSRFFKKNSGHSFTDHVNKLRIWKAGQLLTDTSMPITDICFEVGYRNLSNFNRVFLRHHNLTPSKYRKLSTNRRTVPLPQAVTDHMPVQSVQR; this is translated from the coding sequence ATGTCAGCTATTTCGCCGACGGTCGCGAGATTTGAATATGTCTTGACCGGCGCGGACGAGTCGTTCCTCTGGCGCCGCGACGACTATCCGTGGGAACGCAACGTCTGGAATTTCCACCCCGAGGTGGAGATCCACTATATTCCCAACGCCAGCGGCGTCCTACTTGCAGGCGATCATGTCGGCGCGTTCACCCCGGGCCATATCTCCGTCATCGGCAGCAACCTGCCGCACGACTGGGTGACGCCGCTCGGGCCGGATGAGCGCATTCCAGGACGTGACATCGTCATCCAGTTTCTGCCGGCCAAGCTGGAGCAGGCTTCGGCCTTCCTGCCGGAACTGGCGGGGTTGCGTGACTTTTTCGCCCGCGCAAAGCGGGGGCTCTCCTTCAAGGGCCGGGCGCGGGAACAGGCGGAGGCGCTGATACTCGACATGGAGTTCCAGTCAGGCTCGGTGCGGCTTTCGACCTTCCTGTCATTGCTCTCGCTGCTGCGGGACACCGACGAGTTCGATGCGCTGTCTTCAGAGGCTTATGTGCCGGACCTGAGCTATGGTTCGCTGGAAGCCCTGCAACAGGTCTTCGCGTATCTCTTCGCCAATTTGTCGGAGGATATCCGGTTGCCTGATATGGCTCGCATGGTCGGCATGAGCGACAGCGCTTTTTCGCGATTCTTCAAGAAAAACAGCGGCCACAGCTTCACCGACCACGTCAACAAGCTTCGTATCTGGAAGGCGGGTCAGCTATTGACCGATACCTCTATGCCGATAACGGACATCTGCTTCGAGGTGGGCTATCGCAATCTGTCAAATTTCAACCGGGTGTTTCTCCGTCACCACAACTTAACACCGTCAAAATACCGGAAACTGTCCACCAACCGCAGAACCGTTCCGTTACCTCAGGCAGTGACAGATCATATGCCTGTGCAGTCAGTTCAGCGATGA
- a CDS encoding DUF2160 family membrane protein: MAGVQPQKTQRDGFLPIRTNGFDRGFISVVILILVHLLWMRFLEGVLPLWVATVLCLALAVFIIRKG; this comes from the coding sequence ATGGCTGGCGTTCAACCCCAGAAAACCCAACGCGACGGGTTCCTGCCTATCCGAACCAACGGCTTCGACAGGGGCTTCATCTCCGTCGTGATCCTGATCCTGGTGCATCTTCTATGGATGCGCTTCCTTGAGGGCGTGTTGCCCCTATGGGTGGCGACGGTGCTCTGCCTGGCGCTGGCCGTGTTCATTATCCGAAAGGGCTGA
- a CDS encoding adenylate/guanylate cyclase domain-containing protein, with amino-acid sequence MSENRKLAAILAADVVGYSRLASEDEDRTLARLRALRSDLIDPTIAVHNGRVIKRTGDGALVEFRSVVDAVRCAIEVQNGMVERNAGVQQDRRIEFRIGIHLGDVVEESDGDLMGDGVNIASRLEGIAAPGAICLSEDAYRQVKARLDLSVSDLGNTHLKNIAEPIRIYSLQVGAAAQAKPAVTAGAVARAPAALPPELSIAVLPFVNMSGDAEQEYFADGISEDIITALSKLSQLFVIARNSSFTFKGRNVNVQEVGQSLNVRYVLEGSVRKSGNRVRITAQLIDATTGGHQWAERFDRDLSDIFAVQDDVTQQIVGALELKLGTGDQQRLATEQTQNLEAYDCFLRGREQMWRLTREQNIQSRHLLQRAIDLDPKFAPAHAFLAVAHGLAYVNEWSESPSKSLEQATGSATQAVALDDRYPYAHWALGVISLYLRRLDEAIREAERAIALAPNLVEGHECLGNALHYAGRPNEALLCFERAMALNPYYPDIFLHFHAQAMFQLGRYEEAVVILKRRLVRNPVTDISRVLLAASYGHLGRFAEARGEWEEVFRINPDYSLEHRRKVLPYKNPADFEHIVDGLRKAGLTK; translated from the coding sequence ATGAGTGAGAATCGCAAGCTGGCCGCAATTCTGGCCGCCGACGTAGTCGGATACAGCCGGCTCGCCAGCGAGGACGAAGATCGCACCCTGGCAAGGTTGCGGGCACTGCGCAGCGACCTGATCGATCCAACCATCGCCGTGCACAATGGCCGTGTCATAAAGCGCACCGGCGACGGAGCGCTGGTCGAATTCCGCAGCGTTGTCGATGCGGTGCGCTGCGCCATCGAGGTTCAGAACGGCATGGTCGAGCGAAATGCCGGCGTTCAGCAGGATCGGCGCATCGAGTTCCGGATCGGCATCCATCTGGGGGACGTGGTAGAGGAAAGCGATGGCGACCTTATGGGCGATGGCGTCAACATCGCCTCGCGCCTCGAGGGTATCGCGGCCCCTGGAGCCATTTGCCTGTCCGAAGACGCCTATCGCCAGGTCAAGGCGAGGCTCGATCTCTCCGTCAGCGATCTCGGCAACACGCATTTAAAGAACATAGCCGAGCCAATCCGGATCTATTCGCTCCAGGTCGGCGCCGCCGCACAGGCAAAGCCAGCAGTGACCGCCGGCGCGGTTGCTCGTGCGCCGGCCGCATTGCCGCCGGAGCTCTCGATTGCCGTGCTGCCTTTCGTCAACATGAGCGGCGATGCCGAGCAGGAGTATTTCGCCGACGGCATCTCCGAAGATATCATCACTGCTCTGTCGAAGCTGTCGCAGTTGTTTGTCATCGCTCGCAACTCATCGTTTACGTTCAAAGGCCGGAATGTGAACGTGCAGGAGGTGGGCCAAAGCCTCAACGTGCGCTACGTGCTGGAAGGGAGCGTCCGCAAATCAGGCAACAGGGTGAGGATCACCGCGCAGCTCATCGATGCGACCACTGGCGGCCATCAGTGGGCTGAGCGTTTTGATCGCGACCTGAGCGATATCTTCGCGGTGCAGGATGACGTTACCCAGCAGATCGTCGGTGCTCTGGAGCTCAAGCTCGGGACTGGGGACCAGCAGCGGCTCGCGACCGAGCAGACCCAAAATCTGGAAGCCTATGACTGCTTCCTTCGGGGCCGTGAACAGATGTGGCGGCTGACGAGAGAGCAGAACATTCAGAGCCGCCATTTGTTGCAACGCGCCATTGATCTGGACCCGAAATTCGCCCCGGCCCACGCGTTCCTCGCCGTCGCGCACGGGCTTGCCTACGTCAACGAGTGGAGCGAATCGCCGTCGAAATCGCTGGAACAGGCGACCGGGTCTGCGACGCAGGCGGTGGCGCTCGACGATCGATATCCGTACGCACATTGGGCGCTGGGCGTCATCAGTTTGTACCTGCGACGGCTTGACGAGGCCATCCGGGAGGCTGAACGCGCGATCGCGCTTGCTCCCAACCTTGTCGAGGGCCACGAGTGCCTCGGCAACGCGCTCCACTATGCGGGCAGACCCAACGAGGCCCTCCTCTGTTTCGAGCGGGCAATGGCTCTGAATCCATATTATCCGGACATTTTTCTGCACTTTCACGCGCAGGCGATGTTCCAGCTGGGCAGGTACGAGGAGGCCGTTGTCATCCTGAAGCGCCGGCTTGTCCGCAACCCAGTCACCGACATCTCACGCGTGTTGCTGGCCGCGAGCTATGGTCACTTGGGCCGCTTCGCGGAGGCGCGCGGGGAGTGGGAGGAAGTGTTCCGGATCAATCCCGATTATTCCCTGGAGCACAGGCGCAAAGTGCTGCCCTACAAGAACCCTGCGGATTTCGAGCACATTGTGGATGGCCTGCGCAAAGCTGGCCTCACGAAGTGA
- a CDS encoding ABC transporter ATP-binding protein, translating to MATIELDQVDKHYGSYHALRNISFDIADGEFVVLVGPSGCGKSTLLRSLAGLEEITGGTIKLGGNRVDNIAAKDRDVAMVFQNYALYPHMTVRENMAFALKLRGENLADRNAKVDKAAEMLRLTPYLDRYPKALSGGQRQRVAMGRAMVRRPKAFFFDEPLSNLDAALRVDMRSEIKTLHQRLGATSVYVTHDQIEAMTMADRIVVLRDGKVEQIGAPLELYDRPANIFVAGFIGSPAMNMLPATIDLSSNSARLSDGSALPLPQGTRASNGQEVIYGVRPDQWILSNGDAGVPATVELIEPTGAEILLAVQLAGKRVLCAFRERHALKPGERIRLDVDPAAAHVFDKQTEQRLPF from the coding sequence ATGGCGACGATCGAGCTCGACCAGGTCGACAAGCATTACGGCTCCTATCACGCACTGCGCAACATCTCATTCGATATAGCCGACGGTGAGTTCGTCGTACTGGTCGGTCCCTCCGGTTGCGGCAAATCCACGCTGCTGCGGTCGCTTGCCGGCCTTGAGGAGATCACCGGCGGCACCATCAAGCTTGGTGGAAACCGCGTCGATAACATCGCCGCCAAGGATCGTGACGTGGCGATGGTGTTCCAGAACTACGCGCTCTATCCGCACATGACCGTTCGGGAGAACATGGCTTTCGCATTGAAATTGCGCGGCGAAAATCTTGCGGATCGCAACGCCAAGGTCGACAAGGCTGCCGAGATGTTGCGGCTTACGCCCTATCTCGACCGATATCCGAAGGCGCTCTCCGGAGGCCAGCGGCAGCGTGTTGCCATGGGGCGCGCGATGGTTCGCCGCCCAAAGGCGTTCTTCTTCGACGAGCCGCTGTCAAACCTGGACGCCGCGTTGCGCGTAGATATGCGTTCGGAGATCAAAACTCTTCACCAGCGCCTCGGCGCGACTTCCGTGTATGTCACGCACGACCAGATTGAAGCCATGACAATGGCGGACCGCATCGTAGTGCTTCGCGACGGCAAGGTGGAACAGATCGGTGCGCCGCTAGAGCTTTACGACAGGCCGGCAAATATCTTCGTCGCCGGCTTCATCGGCTCGCCGGCGATGAACATGCTGCCAGCCACAATCGATCTCTCTTCCAACTCAGCGCGGCTCTCTGACGGGTCGGCCCTTCCCCTTCCACAAGGCACGCGGGCGAGTAACGGCCAAGAGGTGATATACGGCGTACGTCCAGACCAGTGGATACTGTCGAATGGCGATGCGGGCGTACCGGCAACTGTCGAGTTGATCGAGCCGACGGGGGCCGAAATTCTCCTGGCAGTCCAATTGGCGGGCAAGCGCGTCTTGTGCGCCTTTCGCGAGCGCCACGCGCTGAAGCCGGGCGAGAGGATACGGCTCGACGTCGATCCTGCCGCGGCTCATGTGTTCGACAAGCAAACTGAGCAAAGACTCCCGTTCTGA
- a CDS encoding carbohydrate ABC transporter permease, producing the protein MRRSGIASFVLWICLTILTLLPVWWMLVVSMRPRVKLYSKSFLIDDLYWNNFLAVLNSSTFLQYLWNSLIVATSNAALVCALGLLAAFGLSRYKIGGGDNVFFWLITNRMAPPAVFLLPLFLLFTKWFVFGDFMLFDTKIGLILLYCVFNLPFAVWLLKGMLDGIPLELDEAARVDGATTGQVLSNVILPLARPGLAVTFILTWIFAWNEYLFAATLTSSADARTVTTALAEYVSVTGTNWGEMAAMAFLTTLPALIVLGFVQKHIVTGLTFGALKG; encoded by the coding sequence ATGAGACGCTCCGGTATAGCCTCCTTCGTCCTTTGGATATGTCTGACGATTCTGACACTGCTTCCGGTCTGGTGGATGCTGGTAGTTTCCATGCGCCCCCGCGTGAAGCTTTATTCGAAGTCGTTCCTCATCGACGATCTTTACTGGAACAATTTCCTGGCGGTGCTGAACAGCTCGACCTTCCTGCAGTATCTCTGGAATTCGCTGATCGTGGCGACATCGAACGCAGCGCTGGTGTGCGCGCTCGGCCTGCTCGCGGCGTTCGGGCTGTCGCGTTACAAAATCGGCGGCGGTGACAACGTGTTTTTCTGGCTGATCACCAACCGCATGGCGCCGCCAGCCGTGTTTCTGCTGCCGCTCTTCCTGCTGTTCACCAAGTGGTTCGTGTTCGGCGATTTCATGCTGTTCGACACGAAGATTGGCCTGATCCTGCTCTATTGCGTCTTCAATCTGCCCTTCGCCGTCTGGCTCTTGAAGGGCATGCTCGACGGGATTCCGCTGGAGCTTGACGAAGCGGCGCGGGTCGATGGTGCGACGACCGGCCAGGTGCTGTCCAACGTGATCCTGCCGCTGGCGCGGCCGGGGCTGGCCGTCACCTTCATCCTGACCTGGATTTTCGCCTGGAACGAGTACCTGTTCGCAGCGACGCTAACGTCATCGGCTGACGCCAGGACGGTGACGACAGCGCTCGCCGAATATGTCTCGGTCACCGGAACGAACTGGGGCGAGATGGCGGCGATGGCGTTCCTGACCACGCTCCCGGCCCTCATCGTGCTCGGCTTCGTCCAGAAACACATCGTGACCGGCCTCACGTTCGGCGCGTTGAAAGGGTAA
- a CDS encoding SDR family NAD(P)-dependent oxidoreductase: MYLRKLDLSGRVAVVTGAARNIGYACADALSEAGAHVVLTDLDEELGRSAVSKLAAMGREAEFIRLDVTDSSETDRVAAAIATRLGRVDILVANAGIASHSPAEEMSDADWLRVLNVNLNGMFWSNRAFGNLMLKAGKGSIVNIGSMSGIIANRPQPQAGYNTSKGAVHMLTKSLAAEWAERGVRVNAVAPTYIATDMTKTAVEGTGWDKDWMDMTPMKRMGEVEEIASVVLFLASDAASLMTGSIVVADAGYTSW, encoded by the coding sequence ATGTACCTGCGGAAGCTGGATCTCAGTGGAAGAGTGGCGGTCGTCACCGGCGCGGCGCGCAACATCGGCTATGCCTGCGCTGATGCCTTATCGGAAGCGGGCGCGCATGTCGTGCTGACGGATCTTGATGAAGAGCTCGGTCGGTCGGCCGTCTCGAAGCTCGCCGCGATGGGGCGAGAGGCCGAATTCATTCGTCTGGACGTGACCGATTCCAGCGAAACCGACCGTGTCGCGGCGGCGATCGCGACCAGGCTTGGCCGCGTGGACATTCTGGTCGCCAATGCCGGCATTGCGTCGCACAGCCCGGCGGAGGAGATGTCAGATGCGGACTGGCTCCGAGTCCTGAACGTGAACCTCAACGGCATGTTCTGGAGCAATCGCGCTTTCGGAAACCTGATGCTGAAGGCGGGCAAGGGCTCGATCGTCAATATCGGTTCGATGTCCGGCATCATCGCGAACCGGCCGCAGCCGCAAGCTGGCTACAACACCTCGAAGGGTGCCGTCCACATGCTGACAAAGTCGCTTGCAGCCGAATGGGCCGAGCGGGGCGTCCGCGTCAACGCCGTCGCGCCAACCTATATCGCGACGGACATGACGAAGACCGCCGTCGAGGGGACCGGGTGGGACAAGGACTGGATGGACATGACGCCGATGAAGCGCATGGGCGAAGTCGAGGAAATTGCATCTGTCGTCCTGTTCTTGGCCTCCGATGCCGCCAGCCTGATGACCGGCAGCATCGTCGTTGCCGATGCAGGATACACCTCATGGTGA
- a CDS encoding SDR family oxidoreductase — protein sequence MTKLLEGKIAAVTGAASGIGLATTRALVDAGAKVVMVDYNRQALETYAAEFGDAVVMQITDLLDAASCAAMVPEILAKVDHLDIMHCNAGSYIGGDLVDTDTATIDRMLNLNVNAVIKNVRDIAPHMIERGTGDILVTCSVAGHAPIQWEPVYSSSKWAITSFVQIMRRQLKNHGIRVSQVSPGPVVSALLADWPAENLEKAKANGSLIEPTEVSDAIIFMLTRPRNVTIRDMIVLPTNFDV from the coding sequence ATGACTAAACTACTCGAAGGAAAGATCGCTGCGGTAACCGGCGCAGCTTCCGGTATCGGCCTGGCGACGACCCGTGCTCTGGTCGATGCCGGCGCCAAGGTCGTGATGGTCGACTACAACAGACAGGCGCTGGAAACCTACGCTGCCGAGTTTGGCGACGCCGTGGTCATGCAGATCACCGATCTTCTGGACGCCGCAAGTTGTGCGGCCATGGTGCCGGAAATCCTGGCAAAGGTCGATCACCTCGACATCATGCACTGCAATGCAGGATCCTACATTGGCGGGGATCTTGTCGATACCGATACCGCGACAATCGATCGGATGCTCAATCTCAACGTGAACGCTGTCATTAAGAACGTCCGCGACATCGCTCCGCATATGATCGAGCGCGGGACCGGGGACATTTTGGTCACATGCTCCGTAGCCGGCCATGCGCCGATCCAGTGGGAGCCGGTCTATTCCAGCTCCAAATGGGCGATCACCAGTTTCGTCCAGATCATGCGCCGGCAGTTAAAAAACCACGGCATCAGGGTCAGCCAGGTCTCGCCCGGCCCGGTCGTTTCCGCTCTGCTTGCCGATTGGCCCGCGGAAAACCTTGAGAAGGCAAAAGCCAATGGGAGTCTGATCGAGCCCACAGAGGTCTCCGATGCCATCATCTTCATGCTGACCCGCCCGCGAAACGTCACGATCCGTGACATGATCGTCTTGCCGACAAATTTCGACGTGTAG
- a CDS encoding NAD(P)-dependent alcohol dehydrogenase: MRSLVLERKDELRIRDLDPKEALGPTDVRIAIKTVGVCGSDVHYYTHGAIGPFVVREPMILGHEAAGIIEEVGSRVQNLKVGDRVCMEPGIPDPQSRASRLGLYNLDPAVRFWATPPVHGVLRPSVVHPAAFTFKLPNNVSYAAGAMVEPLAVGFQAVSKARLTPGAIALVTGAGPIGMVTAIAALSAGCARVIVTDVVDEKLAVARKLGPAIMTVNVRSQDLKSVIARETDGWGVDVVFECSGAAEVIADTAHHACPGGAIVLVGMPLKPVPLDVVIAQTKELRIEHVFRYAHVYPRIVALLGSNQINVDALITDTYAFEDSVEAFDYAVRPKPSSVKIQIELGK, translated from the coding sequence ATGAGATCACTCGTCCTCGAACGCAAAGACGAACTGCGCATTCGCGACCTGGACCCGAAGGAGGCGCTCGGTCCCACCGACGTGCGCATCGCCATCAAAACCGTTGGCGTCTGCGGATCCGACGTTCACTATTACACTCACGGCGCGATCGGCCCTTTCGTTGTGCGCGAGCCGATGATCCTCGGCCACGAAGCCGCCGGCATCATCGAAGAGGTCGGCAGCAGGGTGCAGAACTTGAAAGTCGGCGACCGCGTTTGCATGGAGCCCGGCATTCCCGATCCTCAAAGTCGCGCGTCGCGACTGGGTCTCTACAATCTCGATCCCGCGGTGCGCTTCTGGGCGACGCCGCCGGTGCATGGCGTACTGAGACCGAGCGTGGTCCACCCGGCGGCCTTCACCTTTAAGCTTCCGAACAACGTCTCCTACGCCGCTGGCGCTATGGTCGAGCCGTTGGCTGTAGGCTTTCAAGCAGTCTCCAAGGCGAGGCTGACGCCCGGTGCGATCGCGCTGGTCACGGGTGCCGGGCCGATCGGCATGGTGACAGCGATCGCGGCGCTGTCGGCTGGCTGCGCCAGAGTTATCGTTACCGACGTTGTCGACGAAAAGCTTGCCGTGGCGCGCAAGCTCGGCCCTGCCATCATGACCGTCAACGTACGCTCGCAGGACCTGAAGAGTGTCATAGCCCGCGAAACCGACGGCTGGGGCGTCGATGTCGTCTTCGAATGTTCCGGCGCGGCCGAAGTGATCGCAGACACGGCGCACCATGCTTGCCCCGGCGGCGCCATCGTCCTCGTCGGCATGCCCCTGAAGCCGGTCCCGCTCGATGTCGTCATCGCCCAGACCAAGGAACTGCGCATCGAACACGTGTTCCGCTACGCCCATGTCTACCCGCGCATCGTCGCGCTATTGGGATCGAACCAGATCAATGTCGATGCGCTGATCACCGATACCTACGCTTTCGAGGATTCTGTCGAAGCGTTCGATTACGCCGTGCGACCGAAGCCGTCCTCCGTCAAGATCCAGATCGAGCTTGGGAAGTAG
- a CDS encoding SDR family oxidoreductase, with product MSDFTGKTVVITGAGKGIGRACVELLAHRGARIVALSRTQADLDDLAAEFGATVISVDLADNAAARAAMKKAGLADALINCAGTNVLESVIDMTEEGYEQVLGINLRAALICAQEFARARISNGGGGTIVNVTSIAGHRGFVDHVAYAASKAGLEGATRVMAKELGAYGIRVNAVAPTVTMTELAAKAWSEPSKRNPMIVRHPMARFAEVDDVARSIALLISEDAPMITGAVLPVDGGFLAV from the coding sequence ATGTCGGACTTTACAGGAAAAACGGTCGTCATCACCGGTGCTGGCAAGGGTATCGGTCGCGCCTGCGTTGAACTGCTCGCCCACCGCGGCGCTCGAATTGTAGCCTTGTCGCGCACCCAGGCCGATCTGGATGATCTTGCGGCAGAGTTCGGCGCGACGGTAATATCAGTCGATCTCGCCGACAATGCAGCAGCACGCGCCGCCATGAAGAAGGCGGGACTGGCGGACGCGCTGATCAATTGCGCGGGAACCAATGTGCTTGAAAGCGTCATCGATATGACGGAGGAGGGCTATGAGCAGGTCCTCGGCATCAACCTGCGGGCCGCGCTGATCTGTGCGCAGGAGTTCGCGCGGGCTCGCATTTCAAACGGCGGCGGCGGTACGATTGTGAATGTGACCTCGATCGCCGGACATCGTGGCTTCGTGGATCACGTGGCCTACGCCGCTTCGAAGGCGGGACTGGAAGGCGCGACACGTGTCATGGCCAAGGAACTCGGCGCCTATGGAATCCGGGTCAATGCAGTGGCGCCTACGGTTACCATGACGGAGCTTGCCGCCAAGGCGTGGTCCGAGCCGTCCAAACGTAATCCGATGATTGTTCGCCACCCGATGGCGCGCTTTGCAGAGGTCGACGATGTCGCACGCTCGATCGCACTGCTTATTTCAGAGGACGCGCCCATGATCACTGGCGCTGTCCTTCCAGTCGACGGCGGCTTCCTTGCTGTCTGA
- a CDS encoding extracellular solute-binding protein, giving the protein MNSFVKAVGVGFISLGLWSSTALAQDSWWKTAAQPYQGATIRGISESTPASKYVEQVLGPKFTEETGIKVEFEATSWDQMYDKAIKDMEANTGIYDFVYIEQDIVYTYLARNFLVDITKSLADNAKIASPDFKPENFTTFLNYFKDPKSGNVMGVPMEAFIKPYLYRKDLFDDPAIQKAYKDSTGADLKPATTHDEYTQIAKFFTEYGADKELWGTTVQASSSHPAAFYEFFESVAPTFGVYNWGIDGTTFAATEANGGQMNSAAAKKALNYWIGLLKYAPPESTSSTWDEVAGTFAAGRAAQGLVYGENAAWIATDESKSTVVGKVGVALPPVEAGVMEAAESGKGYIGYYDGGAFGIPHSSKNKDASLLFLQYIGQASVQTDWALAGSRIVMNSTYDDPKIVDQDKKMNGYYTLMREDGKLFAGAPPFPFHAQVLQVVAPFIYKAIVGEIKPDDALDQAATAAEAELVKLGYRK; this is encoded by the coding sequence ATGAACAGTTTCGTCAAAGCCGTGGGCGTCGGCTTCATTTCGCTTGGCCTTTGGAGCTCGACCGCTCTTGCTCAGGATTCCTGGTGGAAGACTGCCGCCCAGCCCTATCAGGGCGCGACCATCCGGGGCATCTCGGAATCGACCCCAGCGTCGAAATATGTCGAGCAGGTGCTCGGCCCGAAGTTCACCGAAGAGACCGGCATCAAGGTCGAATTCGAGGCCACATCCTGGGACCAGATGTACGACAAGGCGATCAAGGACATGGAGGCCAATACCGGCATCTATGACTTCGTCTATATCGAGCAGGACATCGTCTACACGTATCTGGCCCGCAACTTCCTGGTCGATATCACCAAGTCGCTCGCCGATAATGCGAAGATCGCTTCGCCGGACTTCAAGCCGGAGAATTTCACCACTTTCCTGAACTATTTCAAGGATCCGAAGTCGGGCAATGTCATGGGCGTCCCCATGGAAGCCTTTATCAAGCCTTACCTCTACCGCAAGGATCTTTTCGATGATCCGGCAATCCAGAAAGCCTACAAGGATTCCACCGGTGCGGATCTGAAGCCCGCGACGACGCATGACGAGTATACCCAGATCGCCAAGTTCTTCACCGAATACGGCGCAGACAAGGAACTCTGGGGAACCACCGTACAGGCCTCGTCGAGCCACCCCGCCGCCTTCTACGAATTCTTCGAGTCGGTCGCGCCGACCTTTGGCGTGTACAACTGGGGCATCGATGGCACGACCTTCGCGGCCACCGAAGCCAACGGCGGCCAGATGAACTCCGCCGCCGCGAAGAAGGCGCTCAACTACTGGATCGGCCTGCTGAAATACGCGCCGCCGGAATCGACGTCGTCCACTTGGGACGAGGTTGCGGGGACATTTGCCGCCGGCCGCGCAGCCCAAGGCCTCGTCTACGGTGAAAACGCTGCCTGGATCGCTACCGACGAAAGCAAATCGACGGTCGTCGGCAAGGTGGGAGTGGCATTGCCTCCGGTCGAGGCGGGTGTCATGGAAGCAGCCGAATCCGGCAAGGGATATATCGGCTATTACGATGGTGGCGCGTTCGGCATCCCGCATTCGTCCAAGAACAAGGACGCGTCGCTGCTATTCCTGCAGTATATCGGTCAGGCTTCAGTGCAGACCGACTGGGCGTTGGCCGGCTCCCGCATCGTCATGAACTCGACCTACGACGATCCCAAGATCGTCGATCAGGACAAGAAGATGAACGGCTACTACACGCTGATGCGTGAGGACGGAAAGCTGTTCGCCGGAGCTCCGCCGTTCCCGTTCCACGCGCAGGTTCTGCAGGTAGTCGCGCCGTTCATCTACAAAGCGATCGTGGGTGAGATCAAGCCGGACGATGCGCTGGACCAGGCCGCCACCGCAGCCGAAGCTGAACTCGTCAAGCTCGGCTACCGCAAGTAA
- a CDS encoding carbohydrate ABC transporter permease produces MRQSNIGWLFLTPATLILFVVGFVPFIYILYVGFFDWNTNAVDPTLRWAGLQNYRSLVFDTTFLNSLARTLVFAFFVVVSELLLGYVLARALMADRLWGRQFFRTIHTLPIVVAPIAVGATWRLLCVPGFGIVPYYLKLWFGIDYNISTNAYHAFATAIIMDLWHWTPFVTLSLMAGLTALPKEPLEQAQIDGGNKLQIFWYVIVPMLKPVLLTTVFIRLMDALRSVDEIWMLTKGGPAEATRFIGLHIWINVFPKTDYGYGAAMSLLTLYVTIVLSWLLFVAMTGRKGGAQ; encoded by the coding sequence ATGAGACAATCCAACATCGGATGGCTGTTTCTAACACCAGCCACGCTAATCCTCTTCGTTGTCGGGTTCGTTCCCTTCATCTACATTCTCTATGTCGGCTTCTTCGACTGGAACACCAACGCAGTCGACCCCACCCTGCGCTGGGCAGGCCTCCAGAATTATCGCAGCCTCGTTTTTGACACGACATTCCTGAACTCGCTTGCGCGCACGCTGGTCTTCGCATTCTTCGTCGTTGTGAGCGAACTGTTGCTAGGCTACGTCCTGGCCCGCGCGCTGATGGCAGACCGCCTGTGGGGCCGGCAGTTCTTTCGCACGATCCACACACTGCCGATCGTTGTCGCGCCCATTGCAGTCGGCGCTACCTGGCGGCTGCTTTGCGTTCCGGGCTTCGGCATCGTGCCCTATTACCTGAAACTGTGGTTCGGCATCGACTACAACATCTCGACCAATGCCTATCACGCCTTCGCCACGGCGATCATCATGGACCTGTGGCATTGGACGCCGTTCGTCACGCTGTCGCTCATGGCGGGACTGACCGCCTTGCCGAAAGAACCGCTCGAACAGGCGCAGATCGACGGCGGCAACAAGCTGCAGATTTTCTGGTACGTGATCGTTCCGATGTTGAAGCCGGTGTTGCTGACAACCGTCTTCATCCGGCTGATGGACGCATTGCGCTCGGTCGACGAAATCTGGATGCTGACCAAGGGTGGTCCGGCTGAGGCGACCCGGTTCATCGGCCTTCATATCTGGATCAACGTCTTTCCGAAGACCGATTACGGCTACGGTGCGGCCATGTCGCTGCTGACGCTTTACGTCACGATCGTTCTGAGCTGGCTGCTGTTCGTCGCCATGACCGGCCGCAAGGGAGGCGCACAATGA